The genomic window ATCTGGTGACGGTTCGTGATAGACGAAGGAGGAGGTCGTCGGTATGCCGAGTTCCTCGATCATCTGGATCGCGCTCGTCGCGGTGTGGCTGTTCGTCCTCGTTCCCATGCTCGTGAGCAAACGTCCACGGATTCGGCAGACGACAGACGCGGCGCTCGCCACGCGGGTGCTGTTCCGTGGGGGCATGAAACGCCCGGTTCGTGGCCCGGCGGTGGGTCACCGCAGCGACCCGAACTGGGAACACGGCCCCACCAGTCAGAGCAGCGACACTCACGGCAGTGACACCTGTGACAGCGAATTGCACGGAGACATGTACGGCACAGATGCGGAGGATCGAATGGACGCTCACGCCGAAACCGAGACGGTCGACGGCCGGGTCGAACGGGACTTCGTGCCGAGTCGGCGCGGGCGGGGAGGATTCGATCCGGAGGCCGACGCGATCGCCCGGGCCGAGCGGTACCGGTTCCGTCAGCGGGCCGTGCTCGGGCTCGTGTTCGCCGCGCTCCTCACGGCGGGGCTGGCGGTGGCGCTGACTCCGATCATGTGGTGGGTGTTCGCCGCGTCCTTCTGCGGTCTCGTCGGCTATCTGGCCTACCTGCGCCGGCAGGTCACGTTGGAGCAGGAGATCCGGCGGCGCCGGATGGCGCGTCTGGGCCGGTCTCGGACGGACGCGGAGTACGACGACGAGTACGACGATGCGGGGTACGGCGGCGCCGGATACAGCGACGCGGCGCGGCCGTCGCGTGTGCGACGCCCGGGTGCCGTGGTCCTCGAGGTCGACGACGAGGATCCGGCGTTCGACCACCTCGAGCACTACGACGCGGAAATTGCACGACACGACGGCCGCGGACACGACGACGGCTATGCCGGCCACGAGGGCTACGACGATATGCGTCGCGCCATGTGACCTCGATTTACGCCCGCTGACCAGGCGATTCGTTGAACGGGACAGGATCCTGTTAGAGTTTCCGAGCGGTCAGCGAAAGCGGATCGTGGTTCGGGGCTGTGGCGCAGTTGGTAGCGCGCTTCGTTCGCATCGAAGAGGTCAGGGGTTCGATTCCCCTCAGCTCCACCAACACGAAGGGCCCCCTCCATCGGAGGGGGCCCTTCGTGTCGTCAGTGTGTCGCGTCCGGCGGGATCTCGGGTAGTCCCTCGGCGGCCCGTAGTTTCTCGGCGAGCGTGGAGAGCAGCGCCAGGGAGTCCTCGGACAGGTCGAACGCCCGCGTCGTGAGCCGGCGCAGCCCGTAGCCCTGCAGCCGGGACAGCAGTTCGAGGTCGTGATCGACCTTCGCGGCGTAGATGTCGTTGAAGAAGTAGGCGGGCGTCACCTTGAAGAACTTCGCGAACGCCGCGACGGTCTCGTCCGACGGATTGCTCCGCTGCCCGGAGCGGAGTTGCGAGATGTACGGCTTCGAGATCTGATGACCGTCCGCGACCAGGGCGTTCGCGACCTCCGCATTGGTGTGCGGTTTCCGGCCCGGGGGGTGGACGGTGTCGAAGAGCTTGTTGAGCCGTGCGGCGAAGTCAGACATCGCGACGATCGTAGCATCGGAGGTAACCGGCGGGTAGCTCGATTAAGAAGATTGATCTACTGTTCGTTCCGTCTGCGGCCATGAATCGATTGAGACGCCGGTGTGTCGGGCCGAGTCTGCAATAACTTCACGGTAGCTCGAATCGGCGTGCTGGATGACGCGTCGGTGGCGGCAGGATTGGGGGAGACTGTAGCCATGGACCGCAGAATGAGTGACACGGAATTGCGCCGGGCGATCCGCATGCTGCGTGACCGTGCCGACGAGGCACGCAGCCACGGGCGACCGGAGGACGCCGACGACATCGAGAAGACCATCCGCGACTACCAGGACGAGATGACCCAGCGACTCTGACCGCGGCACGTACACTGCCCGCACGGACCGAATCGGCGAAGTGGGGGCAGTACGCGATGGCGATCAGGACGCTCGACGGCAAGACGTGTGTGATCACCGGGGCAGCGAGCGGGATCGGACGGGCCACCGCACTCGCGGTCGCGGCGCGCGGCGGCGAACTCGTCCTCACCGACGTCAACGAGATCGGTCTCGCCGAGACGGCGGCGCTCGTCGGACGCGGCGGCGGCACGGTCCTCTGTGCGCATGCACTCGACGTCTCGGATTTCGACGCGGTCGTCGCATTCGCCGACGCCGTCCACGAGAAGGTCGACAGCGTCGACGTGGTCATGAACATCGCAGGGATCTCGGCGTGGGGCACCGTCGAGAATCTCGAGCACCGGCACTGGAAGTCGATGGTCGACGTCAACCTGATGGGCCCCATCCACGTCATCGAACGGTTCGTGCCGCCGATGATCGCGGCCGGTCGGGGCGGCCACCTGGTCAACGTGTCGTCGGCGGCGGGGTTGCTGGCCCTGCCGTGGCATGCGGCCTACAGTGCCGGCAAATTCGGTCTGCGCGGCGTATCCGAGGTGCTGCGGTTCGACCTGAAGCGGCACGGGATCGGTGTCAGCCTCGTCGTTCCCGGTGGGGTCCGGACCCCACTGGTCGGGACGGTGCAGATCGCGGGCGTCGACCGCACCGACCCGAAGGTGGAGAAGCTCACGCGGCGTTTCGAGAAGCATGCGGTGACGCCCGAGAAGGTGGCCTCCCGCATCGTCGCGGGCATCGAGAAGAACCGGTTCATGGTGTACACGTCCGCGGACGTCCGGTTCGGCTACTGGTGGGCGCGCAAGTTCGCGCCGCCGTACGAGTTCGTGATGCAGAAGGCCAACGACCGGTTCAGCGCGCTGCTGTAACCATCGCCCGCGGACGCAGTGCGCCGCTGTGCATCTCGTACGCGGTGTCGACGAGGTCGAGCTGCGACAGGTCGTGCGTCACCATCACTGTCGCCACCGACCGCTCACGGCTCAGGTCGGCCAACAGTGCCACGATCTCACGGCTGCGTTCCTCGTCGAGCGCCGACGTGGGCTCGTCGACCAGCAGTACCGCCGGATCGTTCACCAGCGACCGGGCGATCGCGACCCGCTGCCGCTGACCACCGGACAGCTGATGGGGCCGGCGGTCCAACTGCTGCCCGAGCCCGAGACTGCCCAGCAGATCGCGGGCCCGCGCCCGGGCACCGCGCACCGAACCGCCGTTCAGATGCGTGATCATCAGCAACTGTTCCGTCGCCGTGAGCGACGGCAGCAGGTTCGACTGCTGGAACACGAATCCGAGCTTCTCCCGGCGCATCTCGGTGCGGGCGCCGCGGCCGAGTCCGGTGACATCGGTGCCGTCGATCGTCACCGACCCGGAATCGGGGGTGGTGAGCAGGCCGGCGACGGCCAGCAGGCTCGACTTGCCGGAACCGGACGGCCCGGTGACCGCGACCAGCTCGCCGCGGTCGACCTGCATATCGACGTGGTCGAGGGCGTGCAGGCGGGTGTCGCCGTCGGGGTAGGACAGGCAGATGTCGCGCAGTTCGATGCTCATGGGGGGAGTCCTTTCGGGAGATGCCGGTCAGCGGGCGGTCGCGAGCGCGGTCTGCGGGTCGATCGACACGATCCGGGCCAGGGCGGCACCGGCGCCGATCATGCCCATCACGATCAGCGCGGCGTACGGCACGAACGTGCCCGACAGGGTCAGCGTGAACGGGACGACGGACGACGCGATCGCACCCAGCCCGACCGCGGCGAGGGTGCCGAGACCGGCGCCGACGGTCAGCACGATCAGCGACTGCCCGAGAGCGTCGCGCAGCAGGTAACGGGTGGACGCGCCGACGGCCTTGAGGACCGCGAGATCCTGGCCGCGCTGAATCGTCCAGACGGTGAAGAACGCGCCGACGACGAGCGCACTGACCACCATCAACATCACCTGCATGAGCAGCAGCGATCCGCGTTCGGAGGTGTAGGAGCCGATCGCGTCGAGGGCACCCTGGACCGTGGTGATCTCGCTGCCGGTGGCGGCACCGGCGGTGGCGGCGTCGAAGTTTCCGGACGTGCGCAGCGCGATCACGGTGCCGTCGCTGCCGCCCGCGCTCGGCAGTTGCGTCCAGGCGCCGTGATCGATCCACACCACCGACTGGTGGCTGTAGAACGAGTCGTCGACGAGCGCGCCGATCGTGAAGGTCTGCTCGCCGATACCGATGCTGTCACCGACCTCCCAGCCGTTCTCGGAGGCCAGGTCGCGGTCGACGGCGGCGTCCCCGGCCGCGAGCGGCACGGGCGCTGCGAACGACCGGCCGTCGACACCGAACGCCGACGCCGCGACCTCGCGGCCGTCGGTGGTGATCCGTACCGGTGCGATACCGACGGTGACCGCGGCGTCGACGCCGGGGGCGGCCGCGAGCGTGGCCCGCTGCTGCTCCGTGACGGTGGACTCGCCGAAGGACAGCGACTGCCCCTCCGCCGGCGCGCCGAACGCGAAACGGTCGGCACCCATGTGCTGGACCGCCGCGATCGACTGGTTGCCCAGCCCGGTGGTCAGGCCCGACAGCATCACGACCATCAGGGAGATCAGGAACAGAGCCGAACTCATCAGCATGAATCGGCCCTTGGCGAAACGGAGATCTCGAAGGCTCAGGAACATGACTCCAGCTTCCCGGGACCGAGCCGTCCGGGGCATCGCGCATCGGTTGGGTCCGCCGCTCCATCGAAAGTTCGAGAAAGAGCGAGACGCCTCCTCGCAGGGCGCTCACCGGTGGTTTCGGTGTTAGCGTGAGCGAAATGCAGAGCTACCGTGCCTCCGACGCGGCCCCATCCGGCGACGCGGCCCATCACGGCGCCTCCGACGCGGCCCACCACAATGACTCCGACGCGGCCCACCGCGGTGGCGTGGCCCCGATCCTGCGGGTGATGCAGTTCGGTGCCCACGGTTTGTTCGCGGCCCTGCTGGCCGTCGGCGTCGGGCGGGTCCTCGCCGTGGACGGTGCGGACGGCTGGTGGATCGTGCTGCTGGCCGCGGTGGAACTCGCGTGGTATTTCGCGGGTGTGGCCGTGGCCCGCCGGCCGGGGGCGTTCGCGGGCAGCGCCGGACGATGGTGGCTGGCGGTGCTCGTGTTCGGCTGGCTGGTACTCGTGGTGTCCGATCCCAACTTCGTATGGGTCACATTCGCACTGTTCTTCCTCACGTTCCATCTGCTGTCGATTCCGCAGGCGCTCGCCGCGACCGTTGCGCTGACCGCGGTCGCGATCGGGGCGAGCCTGTGGCACGGTGACACCGACACGGTGCCGTCGATCCTCGGCCCGGTGATCGGGGCGACGGTCGCCGCCGGGATGGCGATGGTGTACCAGCAGTTGGCGCGGGAGGCCGAGCAACGCCAGTTGCTGGTCGACGAGCTCACCGAGGCGCACCGTGAACTCGTCGGCGCACAGGACGAACTCGCGTTGCTGCAACGCGAATCCGGGGTGCTCGCGGAACGTTCCCGGCTGGCCCGCGACATCCACGACACGCTCGCGCAGGGGTTCTCGTCGATCCTGCTGCTCGCGCGGGCCGGACAACGGGGAACCGAACCGACCGCGATCTTCACGCAGATCGCCGACACCGCGCAGGAGAACCTGACCGAGGCGCGGCGGGTGGTGGCGGCCCTCGCCCCCGCGGATCTCGAATCGGCTCCGCTCGAGTCGGCGCTGCGCCGGGTGCTCGCGCAGCTGACCGAACAGACCGGTATCGCCGGGGAACTGCGCACCGACGGTGACCCCGGTATCCCCTCGATGGAATGCGATGTCGCGTTGCTGCGGGTCGCGCAGAGTGCTCTCGCGAACGTGCGGCTGCATTCGCAGGCGCACCGGGTGCGGGTGACTCTCGGCTACGCTGCCGACGAGGTGCGGCTCGACGTCGTCGACGACGGGATCGGGTTCGATCAGCGCGAGGCCGGTGGTTTCGGTCTGCGGGCGATGCGGGATCGGCTCGCCGAGCTCGGGGGAACCCTCGTCGTCGAGTCCGCCCCCGGCGACGGAACCGCCGTCGCCGCAACACTTCCGGTCGGGAGGACACTGTGAGCACGGTCCGGGTTCTACTGGTCGACGACCATCCGGTGGTGCGGGCCGGCCTGCGGGCGCTGCTCGCGTCGCACGACGGTGTCGAGGTGGTCGCGGAGGCGTCGTCGGGGGAGGACGCGGTGGCCTTGGCGGCCACGTCGAAACCGGATGTGGTGCTGATGGATCTGCGGCTGGGAGCGGGAATGGACGGTGCGGGCGCGACCGCGCGCATCACCGCGGAACCGGAGCCGCCGCGAGTGGTCGTCCTCACCACGTACGACACGGACGCCGACATCCTGCGTGCGGTCGAGGCGGGGGCGTCGGGCTATCTGCTCAAGGACACCGCCCCGCAGGTGCTGATCGACTCGGTGTTCGCGGCGGCCCGCGGTGAGACGGTCCTGGACCCCGACGTGGCGCAGCGGCTGTACCGGCGCATGCAGCAGCCCCGCGCCGACCTGAGCGGACGGGAGATCGAGGTGCTGGGCCTGGTGGCGCAGGGACTGTCGAACCGGGCGATCGCGAAGCAGCTGTTCGTCAGCGAGGCCACCGTCAAATCGCATCTGGTGCATGCGTTCACCAAGCTCGAGGTCGACAGCCGCACCGCTGCGGTGGCCGTCGCGAGGGAGCGTGGCCTGTTGGCCTGACCGGGCCGGGTACCGTGTGGCGCATGTCGAAACAGTTCGAATTCTCGGCCGAGTTCGGCCACACCGTCGAGCAGGTCCATGCTCTCGTCACCGACCCCGGGTACTGGGGTTCGCGCTGGGAGGGCAACGACGACTCGTCCGTGACGGTCACCGACGGCCGGGACGCCGACGGAGCCCCGGTCACGACCGTCGCGATGTCCGGTCTGATCGACACCAGTGGCTTCCCGGCCCTGGTGCGCAAGGTGATTCGTGGGGAGGTCCGGCTCGAGCGTGTCGACACGTGGCGGCCGCTCGAGGGGGATCGGGCGTCCGGTCGTGTCGAGGGCAACGCCACGGGCGTGCCGGTCGAGATCGTCGGCGAGTACGACCTGCGCCCGTCGGGTGCGGGTTCGGTCCTCGACGTGCGCGGCACCGTCACCGTCAAGGTGCCGGTCGTCGGCGGGCAGATCGAGAAGATGGTCGAGCAGATGGTCGAGCAGATGATCACCCAGGATCGGGACGACATCGTCGCCCGCCTCGGTGCGGCGAACTGACCTGTATCTCCACCACGAGAATCCCTGACGGACGATCCCGGGTGCCGACGACGGCGCCCGGGACTACCGTTCAACCATGAACGTGGACGATGTCGCGGCCGAGCTGGGCGTCGACTCCGAGGTGGGCCGGTTGCGGACGGTGCTGCTGCACCGTCCCGGTGACGAACTCCGGCGCCTCACCCCGCGCAACAACGACCAGCTCCTGTTCGACGGCCTGCCGTGGGTCGATCGGGCCCAGGACGAGCACGACGAGTTCGCCGCGGTGCTGTGCGGCCGCGGTGTCGAGGTGCTGTTGCTCGCGGAGCTGCTCACCGAGACCCTCACCGTCAGCGGTGCCGCCCGCATGCAGGGGATCGCCGCGGCCGTCGACCCGCGCCGGCTCGGTCACGCACTGGCCCAGGATCTGGCCGCCCACCTGCGCGGTGTGCCCGCCGCCGAACTGTCGTCGATCCTCACCGCAGGGATGACGTTCGACGAACTCCCGATCGGCACCGGCGCGGCGACACCGTCACTGGTCCGGCTGATGCACCACGGCGCCGACTTCGTCGTCGACCCGCTCCCTAATCTGCTGTTCACCCGGGACTCGTCGTTCTGGATCGGCCGCCGGGTGGCGATCACGTCGCTGGCCCTGCCGGCCCGGGCCCGCGAAACCTCGCTGACCGATCTGATCTACGCGCACCACCCCCGGTTCCGGGGTGTGCGCCGCGCCTACGAATCGCACACCGCCCCCGTCGAGGGCGGGGACGTGCTGCTGCTCGCCCCCGGTGTGGTCGCCGTCGGAGTGGGGGAGCGGACCACCCCGGCCGGTGCGGAAGCATTGGCGCGCAGCGTCTTCGAGGACGGTCTCGCGCACACGGTGCTGGCCGTGCCGATCGAGCAGCGGCGGGCGTCGATGCACCTGGACACGGTGCTGACGATGGTCGACGCCGACGCCGTCGTCATGTATCCCGCGGTCCGGGACACCCTGTCCGCGTACACGATTCGCCGGGTCGGCGGATCGGCCGTCATCGCCGGACCGGAACCGTTCCTCGAGGCGGCCGCCGCAGCCATGGGGATCGGGAAGCTGCGGGTCATCGACACCGGGCTCGACCACGTCGTCGCCGAACGTGAACAGTGGGACGACGGCAACAACACGCTCGCCCTCGCCCCCGGCGTGGTGGTCGCCTACGAACGCAACGTCGAGACCAACGCCCGGATGGAGGCATCGGGCATCGAGGTGCTGCGCATCGCCGGCTCCGAACTGGGCTCCGGGCGGGGCGGACCGCGGTGCATGTCGTGCCCGCTGGCCCGCGATCCGCTGCTCGGCCCGGGACACTAGAGGATCTCGCGCACCTTCTCGAACGGCCGCGCCAGCACGGTGCCACGGTCGGTCACCACGATGGGCCGCTCGATGAGGATCGGGTTCGCGACCATCGCGTCGAGCAGGTCGTCCTCCGACGCCGACGCGAGCCCGAGTTCCTTGTAGACCGCCTCCTTCTTCCGGATCGCCTCGCTCGGGCGCAGACCGGCGTCGTCCAGGAGTTTGCGCAGGCCGTCCCGCGTCGGCGGCGTCTCCAGGTAGGCGACGATCGTCGGCTCGATGCCGGCGTCCTCGATGAGCTTCAGGGTGTTCCGGGACGTGCTGCACCGCGAATTGTGGTAGATCGTCGCGATGGTCGCCTTGTCGTGGGTGCCTGTCATGCACGCCATTGTGCACGGGGCGATGCTGGAAGCGGAATGTCGTGTCGGATCCGAAGCGAGGAGACATCATGACCGAACGACGCATCGTCGTCGCCGGCGGCCACGGCAAGATCGCCCGGCACCTGATCAAGAACCTGACGGCTTCGGGGGACCTTGCCGTCGCCCTGATCCGCAACCCCGACCACGAGGATCCGCTGCGTGCCCTCGGCGCCTACCCGCGGCTCGTCGATCTCGAGCACGCCGGCGTCGACGAGGTCGCGGACACGATGCACGGTGCCGACGCCGTCGTGTTCGCCGCGGGCGCCGGCCCCGGCAGCGGCGCCGCCCGCAAGGACACCGTCGATCGCGGTGCAGCGGCCCTGACCGCGTCGGCGGCCGAACGGGCCGGGGTGCGCCGGTACGTCCAGATCAGTTCGTTCGGGGCGGGCGAACCGATTCCCGAGGACACCGACGAGGTGTTCGCGGTCTATCTGGCCGCGAAGACCGCGGCCGAGGAGGATCTGCGCCGCCGCGATCTGGACTGGACGATCCTGCGGCCGGGCGGTCTCACCGACGACGAACCGACCGGTGAGGTGACGTTGACCGAGCCGCCGCTCGAGCGGGGCACGGTGCCGCGCGCCGACGTCGCCGCGGTGCTCGCGGCCCTGGTCGAGCCGGGGGCGCCGGCGGTGCGGCGCACGCTGATGCTGACGTCGGGCTCGATGCCGGTACGGGAGGCGGTCGCCGCGCTACGGTGAAGCGGACCGCCGCGCGGCCGGCATCGGGCGAGGGAAGGGGCGTTCGTGGACATCGACATCGACCACGGTTCGGGGGTGCCGCCGTTCGAGCAGTTGCGGTTGCGGATCCTCGAGCTGGTGCGGCGGGAGGACCTGGTCGCGGGCACGAAGCTGCCGACGGTGCGCAAGCTCGCGGCCGATCTGGGGGTGGCGCCCAACACGGTGGCCCGGACGTATCGCGAGCTCGAGCAGCTCGGGGTGATCGAGACGCGTGGGCGGCTCGGATCGTTCGTGGCGGCGTCCGGTGATCCGACGCGGGCGCGGGCGCAGCGGGCGGCCAACGAGTAC from Prescottella sp. R16 includes these protein-coding regions:
- a CDS encoding sensor histidine kinase; translation: MQFGAHGLFAALLAVGVGRVLAVDGADGWWIVLLAAVELAWYFAGVAVARRPGAFAGSAGRWWLAVLVFGWLVLVVSDPNFVWVTFALFFLTFHLLSIPQALAATVALTAVAIGASLWHGDTDTVPSILGPVIGATVAAGMAMVYQQLAREAEQRQLLVDELTEAHRELVGAQDELALLQRESGVLAERSRLARDIHDTLAQGFSSILLLARAGQRGTEPTAIFTQIADTAQENLTEARRVVAALAPADLESAPLESALRRVLAQLTEQTGIAGELRTDGDPGIPSMECDVALLRVAQSALANVRLHSQAHRVRVTLGYAADEVRLDVVDDGIGFDQREAGGFGLRAMRDRLAELGGTLVVESAPGDGTAVAATLPVGRTL
- a CDS encoding SDR family oxidoreductase; the encoded protein is MAIRTLDGKTCVITGAASGIGRATALAVAARGGELVLTDVNEIGLAETAALVGRGGGTVLCAHALDVSDFDAVVAFADAVHEKVDSVDVVMNIAGISAWGTVENLEHRHWKSMVDVNLMGPIHVIERFVPPMIAAGRGGHLVNVSSAAGLLALPWHAAYSAGKFGLRGVSEVLRFDLKRHGIGVSLVVPGGVRTPLVGTVQIAGVDRTDPKVEKLTRRFEKHAVTPEKVASRIVAGIEKNRFMVYTSADVRFGYWWARKFAPPYEFVMQKANDRFSALL
- a CDS encoding response regulator transcription factor; the encoded protein is MSTVRVLLVDDHPVVRAGLRALLASHDGVEVVAEASSGEDAVALAATSKPDVVLMDLRLGAGMDGAGATARITAEPEPPRVVVLTTYDTDADILRAVEAGASGYLLKDTAPQVLIDSVFAAARGETVLDPDVAQRLYRRMQQPRADLSGREIEVLGLVAQGLSNRAIAKQLFVSEATVKSHLVHAFTKLEVDSRTAAVAVARERGLLA
- a CDS encoding NAD(P)-binding oxidoreductase, which encodes MTERRIVVAGGHGKIARHLIKNLTASGDLAVALIRNPDHEDPLRALGAYPRLVDLEHAGVDEVADTMHGADAVVFAAGAGPGSGAARKDTVDRGAAALTASAAERAGVRRYVQISSFGAGEPIPEDTDEVFAVYLAAKTAAEEDLRRRDLDWTILRPGGLTDDEPTGEVTLTEPPLERGTVPRADVAAVLAALVEPGAPAVRRTLMLTSGSMPVREAVAALR
- the arsC gene encoding arsenate reductase (glutaredoxin) (This arsenate reductase requires both glutathione and glutaredoxin to convert arsenate to arsenite, after which the efflux transporter formed by ArsA and ArsB can extrude the arsenite from the cell, providing resistance.), with the protein product MTGTHDKATIATIYHNSRCSTSRNTLKLIEDAGIEPTIVAYLETPPTRDGLRKLLDDAGLRPSEAIRKKEAVYKELGLASASEDDLLDAMVANPILIERPIVVTDRGTVLARPFEKVREIL
- a CDS encoding GntR family transcriptional regulator, coding for MDIDIDHGSGVPPFEQLRLRILELVRREDLVAGTKLPTVRKLAADLGVAPNTVARTYRELEQLGVIETRGRLGSFVAASGDPTRARAQRAANEYVAELRRMGISDADAAVFVATALRGA
- the glpR gene encoding gephyrin-like molybdotransferase receptor GlpR; the protein is MPSSSIIWIALVAVWLFVLVPMLVSKRPRIRQTTDAALATRVLFRGGMKRPVRGPAVGHRSDPNWEHGPTSQSSDTHGSDTCDSELHGDMYGTDAEDRMDAHAETETVDGRVERDFVPSRRGRGGFDPEADAIARAERYRFRQRAVLGLVFAALLTAGLAVALTPIMWWVFAASFCGLVGYLAYLRRQVTLEQEIRRRRMARLGRSRTDAEYDDEYDDAGYGGAGYSDAARPSRVRRPGAVVLEVDDEDPAFDHLEHYDAEIARHDGRGHDDGYAGHEGYDDMRRAM
- a CDS encoding helix-turn-helix domain-containing protein, coding for MSDFAARLNKLFDTVHPPGRKPHTNAEVANALVADGHQISKPYISQLRSGQRSNPSDETVAAFAKFFKVTPAYFFNDIYAAKVDHDLELLSRLQGYGLRRLTTRAFDLSEDSLALLSTLAEKLRAAEGLPEIPPDATH
- a CDS encoding arginine deiminase, with protein sequence MNVDDVAAELGVDSEVGRLRTVLLHRPGDELRRLTPRNNDQLLFDGLPWVDRAQDEHDEFAAVLCGRGVEVLLLAELLTETLTVSGAARMQGIAAAVDPRRLGHALAQDLAAHLRGVPAAELSSILTAGMTFDELPIGTGAATPSLVRLMHHGADFVVDPLPNLLFTRDSSFWIGRRVAITSLALPARARETSLTDLIYAHHPRFRGVRRAYESHTAPVEGGDVLLLAPGVVAVGVGERTTPAGAEALARSVFEDGLAHTVLAVPIEQRRASMHLDTVLTMVDADAVVMYPAVRDTLSAYTIRRVGGSAVIAGPEPFLEAAAAAMGIGKLRVIDTGLDHVVAEREQWDDGNNTLALAPGVVVAYERNVETNARMEASGIEVLRIAGSELGSGRGGPRCMSCPLARDPLLGPGH
- a CDS encoding ABC transporter permease, which codes for MFLSLRDLRFAKGRFMLMSSALFLISLMVVMLSGLTTGLGNQSIAAVQHMGADRFAFGAPAEGQSLSFGESTVTEQQRATLAAAPGVDAAVTVGIAPVRITTDGREVAASAFGVDGRSFAAPVPLAAGDAAVDRDLASENGWEVGDSIGIGEQTFTIGALVDDSFYSHQSVVWIDHGAWTQLPSAGGSDGTVIALRTSGNFDAATAGAATGSEITTVQGALDAIGSYTSERGSLLLMQVMLMVVSALVVGAFFTVWTIQRGQDLAVLKAVGASTRYLLRDALGQSLIVLTVGAGLGTLAAVGLGAIASSVVPFTLTLSGTFVPYAALIVMGMIGAGAALARIVSIDPQTALATAR
- a CDS encoding DUF2505 domain-containing protein; translation: MSKQFEFSAEFGHTVEQVHALVTDPGYWGSRWEGNDDSSVTVTDGRDADGAPVTTVAMSGLIDTSGFPALVRKVIRGEVRLERVDTWRPLEGDRASGRVEGNATGVPVEIVGEYDLRPSGAGSVLDVRGTVTVKVPVVGGQIEKMVEQMVEQMITQDRDDIVARLGAAN
- a CDS encoding ABC transporter ATP-binding protein, whose product is MSIELRDICLSYPDGDTRLHALDHVDMQVDRGELVAVTGPSGSGKSSLLAVAGLLTTPDSGSVTIDGTDVTGLGRGARTEMRREKLGFVFQQSNLLPSLTATEQLLMITHLNGGSVRGARARARDLLGSLGLGQQLDRRPHQLSGGQRQRVAIARSLVNDPAVLLVDEPTSALDEERSREIVALLADLSRERSVATVMVTHDLSQLDLVDTAYEMHSGALRPRAMVTAAR